The genomic segment TGGTCAAACTGCTTGGTCTTCTTTTCTAGTAACCCCTATAGTTTACGATCAAACATGTATGAAATTGCCTTTTTTGCTTGGGGTATTGTGTTaacattttacaattttttcgttaaataaaaaataattgtttaatCTTGATAAAAACGGCCAagagataaagaaaatttttacaaactttTTCAACACAATTGAGCGTAATTTGGtaataatttgcaaattatGTTTCTATTTACGAAGGAACATAAAGAGGAATTGGTTAAAATACCTCAGTCGATATGCCAACTTCCATGAATGTAATCTGTGCTACTTTTACGATATTAGGAAGACCAATCAGACCTTATGTCTtgaggcctggttatgctctcgtaaatgtagaaaaatgtgtcagctgttttattttgccTAATGAAAACACAAGAAAACAATTACCGAACGTTTGTCGACCGTAACCAGAAAttagaattcagtaaaaacaaaatttgacgttccgttttcgtgtcagctgataaattttaaagtttgaacaaattttaaaaccaaaaatttttatttagaaaactgTTATTCCTGTTTTCTGATTTCTCTGTGCAATTATTTACAATTTATTGTCAATAGTTTAGGATAAGTTTGATGGGTTGGAACACCATGAAAAGGTGAATCCACTCGGTGACGAGTACATATACACAAGAATTGGTCGAGCACCAATACGATGCCTTCGTATCTGCTAACCATGTTAGGACTATATATGTCGTGAAACCGGAGTCTATTAAGGGATTCCACACACTTCGACCTCACTGTTCTTCGACCTCAgttgacgagagccttaaattcggatttaatgagcagtgtaaacggggtttttgGAGACCACCTTCGTTAATCCACTTTGCAGCAGATATGACAATGTTAAAGGCCAAAACATAATGAACGCATTGTGCTTTGTGCACAGTTGCATATTTTAACgtgacgctcaaaaacaaagcacaacgcgctcattctgttttgaccTTGGGGACGTTCTAGCAACCAGTTATGTTACGTTTTCGTTTAGACTAACTGGACAATATGTCATACAAACATTGTACAGCTGATCGAGTCAAGGGCAATTTTTCTGTTTACAAAAAAAGGAATaggatttgatttatttaaatatggaaaataaaaatgtaaataatcAGCAAAATGCTGCAGCTTCACCTAGTCTAAGTCAGTATTTTGTTAATGACCCGCCAAGCTTCTTTGATGAACTGCTGTCAAATAAGGGACAAACTATGGAAACGGGTACAGGTTTGAAGATTTGTAGACATAATTAGATGTAAAAATTATTGTGTTTTTTGTTCTTTAGCCACAACACAAAAACAGAATACTCCAAAGCTTAACAGTACAATAAATCCTCAACAAAACCAGACTACAACAACTCAAGTTCCTGTAGTGCATCCTGCAAATGCCACAACTGGCAATGCAGTAAATTTAACCTCGAACAATTTCACTGGAGGTTTCAAAACTCCGGAGTATATAGAAAATCAAGCAGAGTTAGAAGAAGACTTAAAAATGCCCGATGATGTGAGAAATTTCTGGGAATCACCAGCTAGCCAAAGTGGTGGTCAACCGCTGCTTTTAACCACACCGGGAATACAAACTGCCACAGATTTGGTAAGTtgtcaaaacttttttaaatccaacttaaatggaatgttcacttCATATTTGCTACAGCCGGATTTAATAGCCTTGGCAGTTTCTAAGCATCTGGGTGAGGCTGAAATGGCAAACCGTAAAATACCCGGAGCAGATAACGTTACCCAAGATGAAAGAGGCTTAAGATCTCTTATAGCATCTGGCTGCTATAGATCGGCCATCAATTTAACTGGGCGTTTATTAACTATTTATGGGCAAGGATATGGGCGCGCTGGCCAGCCTGCCAAGCATTCACCACATTCTTTGCAACTGTGGTTTACACGTCTGGCTTTGTTGGCTAAACTGGGGGAATATGAGCTgctgcagaaagaggcagaaCCTTTTGATCGACTAAATCGACCAGATGTATTCTTTGAGGTAGGAAGGtgtggacatttttttttttttgatattttattacttttcataatttttacaGTTCTATCCGGAAATGTATGCTGGCAAAACGGGCTCCATAGCTTGCTTTTCCTTTCGTCTGTTATTGGCCGAAATGCCTATCTATTTGGGCAATCCTCAGTTGGCTTTAGATCGTTTGTCGGAGCTTTATGTCATTGCAAATGATATCAAACTTTATTTTGCCTCCAAACAATCAAAAGAAGCTCAGGAATTTTGGAAGAAAAGGGAACTAAGAGTTCTGCACGCCATTGTTAATTGTGCTATCATAGTAAGGCTGGAGACCTTGAtgtacatttaaaaaatttctaatttgacatatttcagttaaaaaaatacaatctTATTGATGACATTTTGCGCACCATGATAGCCGATGGCACGGATTTGGATAAAGAGGAACGACGTGCTCTATTTTCGGCTTGGGGCAGAATATACTTGCAGATAGGTGATATTTTTGGTGCCGAGCAGAAGTTTGCCGAAGCTCGAAGATTAAGAAAGATGTATGTAAATATTGCTGGATGGCCATATTAATAACTTGTGTTTTCCAAAAATATTCTTTTAGCTATTCCCAACCTGATATACGTGATTTGGTGGACAAGGGCCTTATTACTGTGGCCCAAAATGATTTTCCCGAAGCCTATGCCACATTCCAAAAGGCTTTACATTTAGAATCGGGCAATACAATGATTCTTAACAATATGGGTGTGTGTCTTTTGTATGCAGGAAAGCTAAAAGAAGCCATTACACTTTTCGAAAGGGCCATTAATTTGAATCCTCAAAAGTCCCTCAATGAGAGTTTGCTGGTTAATCTCTCTACCCTCTACGAGTTGGAGTCGAAtaattctaaaaacaaaaaactcaacCTCCTACGCCTAATTAATCGTTACAAACCTGATTTGAATATAAGTTTAGAGATTTGTTTAAAGTTACAGACACCAAATTAAATAGCCACCTCTGGATGATTTGATTGGATTTTTGCTTAAGAAATGATTGGAAGCAGAAAAAAGACATTTATTATAATAGCAAAGTATTTGTggcatgtgtatgtatgtatgtatcccTCCATTgtataacaatttttaatttatcaTTATTTATTAGAGATATTTACGTTCACgatatttcaataaatatcAATATTTCTATTGAATAGAAAGAATAAGGAAGGAGTTTAAGAGGAATGCTGACTCTTGATAAATAGTAATCATGATCTAGTCAACCTACTAATGCTATAAGTTGTTTGGGCAAACAGATGAGGGAGTACTTTGAGTAATCTTACACGAATATATGTACCATAAAGAAACAATGTTTGTTGATCAATTCAAGTTCTGGTTCCGTTTAGTTTGCCAGAACCGTGCATGGAGTGGGTTCTGCGTcatcgtcgtcggactatgtgacctcctcgacctctcccgtgcggcaatatacgcaaccaatcccatggcagccggttgtacgtaccggattgacccgatgaattccttcatcggcaagggctgtgtaccacacactgctactacaacaacaacaatatacgcaattgaattgcaataatttctgcaattgaattgcaacggtccaggttgcagcgatccaggagacaaagctgaacaACACATGCAGCTTGCAAAGTTGTCACATATACAATgagctacgtaaggatcgctcaaggaatgaaggtgggggattggccttcgtgatacaccattccgtgcagtatagacgcATCTCGCTGCTAGTGACCCCtatatggagtgcatggggGTAGCAAttaggtccggtactgccgagatagagctatacaacgtgtacataccgccggttggtagctgtgaccCAATTAACGGACaggcttacaagcccgacataagtgggctactatctggccataatcgtctggttctagtagactttaatgcgcatcacgttttatggcattctcccctaggtaacgaccagcgcgGCATAGTTTTGGCATAGcaaattgaaggctccacgttttgcacgccagacattttcattgcatcccttgatctcctgagtgacgtaaccTTGGAAGCCGTCACCTCtatgggatcagaccaccttaCCATAATTCTTAACATCGACCGACcccccgacttcataacctccgagcgccgaacgtttatcaatcaaaagaagaccgattgggtcggcttcagacAGTACACccatcgccgcttcaatgaactgacacccccctataa from the Stomoxys calcitrans chromosome 1, idStoCalc2.1, whole genome shotgun sequence genome contains:
- the LOC106082089 gene encoding trafficking protein particle complex subunit 12 isoform X1, coding for MENKNVNNQQNAAASPSLSQYFVNDPPSFFDELLSNKGQTMETGTATTQKQNTPKLNSTINPQQNQTTTTQVPVVHPANATTGNAVNLTSNNFTGGFKTPEYIENQAELEEDLKMPDDVRNFWESPASQSGGQPLLLTTPGIQTATDLPDLIALAVSKHLGEAEMANRKIPGADNVTQDERGLRSLIASGCYRSAINLTGRLLTIYGQGYGRAGQPAKHSPHSLQLWFTRLALLAKLGEYELLQKEAEPFDRLNRPDVFFEFYPEMYAGKTGSIACFSFRLLLAEMPIYLGNPQLALDRLSELYVIANDIKLYFASKQSKEAQEFWKKRELRVLHAIVNCAIILKKYNLIDDILRTMIADGTDLDKEERRALFSAWGRIYLQIGDIFGAEQKFAEARRLRKIYSQPDIRDLVDKGLITVAQNDFPEAYATFQKALHLESGNTMILNNMGVCLLYAGKLKEAITLFERAINLNPQKSLNESLLVNLSTLYELESNNSKNKKLNLLRLINRYKPDLNISLEICLKLQTPN
- the LOC106082089 gene encoding trafficking protein particle complex subunit 12 isoform X2; the encoded protein is MENKNVNNQQNAAASPSLSQYFVNDPPSFFDELLSNKGQTMETATTQKQNTPKLNSTINPQQNQTTTTQVPVVHPANATTGNAVNLTSNNFTGGFKTPEYIENQAELEEDLKMPDDVRNFWESPASQSGGQPLLLTTPGIQTATDLPDLIALAVSKHLGEAEMANRKIPGADNVTQDERGLRSLIASGCYRSAINLTGRLLTIYGQGYGRAGQPAKHSPHSLQLWFTRLALLAKLGEYELLQKEAEPFDRLNRPDVFFEFYPEMYAGKTGSIACFSFRLLLAEMPIYLGNPQLALDRLSELYVIANDIKLYFASKQSKEAQEFWKKRELRVLHAIVNCAIILKKYNLIDDILRTMIADGTDLDKEERRALFSAWGRIYLQIGDIFGAEQKFAEARRLRKIYSQPDIRDLVDKGLITVAQNDFPEAYATFQKALHLESGNTMILNNMGVCLLYAGKLKEAITLFERAINLNPQKSLNESLLVNLSTLYELESNNSKNKKLNLLRLINRYKPDLNISLEICLKLQTPN